In the genome of Ignavibacteria bacterium, one region contains:
- a CDS encoding aldehyde dehydrogenase family protein: protein MEKYLLYIDGKFRESSDKKTFISYNPADGSEVAELALATVQDAKDAIDVARKTFDSGVWSDMPKEERSRIIKQIVEKINENKDRLTQLEIADSGSTFKKASEDIFLSAKNLNGFVKLALVDLNEVSDISKEGISKNLIVREPVGVVSQIVPWNFPLKMIIWKIGPALAAGCTIVIKPASMTPVTAMELAKLIDQTDLPKGVINFITGSSEVGTEMVTNPKVDKVAFTGSTEVGRTIMKNAAPTLKKLTLECGGKSANIVLDDADLEMAVDGAIYAGFYHQGQCCEGGTRLLVQEGIYDEFIKRMKEKMEKMTVGDPKDKKTDVGPVVSQTQFDSVMEYINIAKNEGAKILTGGERVGDKGFFIKPTVFIDAKNDMRHVQEEIFGPVISVIKFKTDEEAISIANDSIFGLAGAVWSKNDERALNIAKRLRTGTVWINEYHLLSERVPFGGYKQSGIGREFGLEGIKEYTETKHIHIDEVKDRSKKFWYGTVVPS from the coding sequence ATGGAAAAATATTTATTGTATATAGACGGAAAATTCAGGGAATCTTCCGATAAAAAGACATTTATTTCTTATAATCCTGCCGATGGTTCGGAAGTTGCCGAGCTTGCGCTTGCAACTGTTCAGGATGCAAAAGATGCAATCGATGTAGCTCGTAAAACTTTTGACAGCGGCGTATGGAGCGATATGCCGAAAGAAGAACGAAGCAGAATTATAAAGCAAATTGTTGAAAAGATTAACGAGAACAAAGATAGGTTAACACAGCTTGAAATTGCTGACAGCGGTTCGACTTTCAAGAAAGCTTCAGAAGATATATTTCTTTCTGCAAAAAATCTGAATGGATTTGTTAAGCTTGCGCTTGTTGATTTGAATGAAGTTTCTGATATATCAAAAGAAGGCATCAGCAAAAACTTAATAGTTCGCGAACCGGTTGGTGTTGTATCGCAAATCGTTCCGTGGAATTTTCCGCTTAAAATGATAATATGGAAAATTGGTCCTGCACTTGCTGCAGGCTGCACGATTGTTATTAAACCTGCTTCGATGACTCCTGTTACTGCAATGGAGCTTGCAAAACTTATTGACCAAACTGATTTGCCAAAGGGTGTCATTAATTTTATTACCGGAAGCTCTGAGGTCGGAACTGAAATGGTTACGAATCCGAAAGTCGATAAAGTTGCTTTCACAGGTTCGACTGAAGTCGGAAGAACAATCATGAAAAATGCAGCGCCGACTTTAAAAAAACTTACACTTGAGTGCGGAGGAAAATCTGCTAACATCGTTCTCGATGATGCTGATTTGGAAATGGCAGTTGACGGAGCAATCTATGCAGGATTTTATCATCAGGGACAGTGCTGTGAAGGCGGAACAAGACTACTTGTTCAGGAGGGAATTTATGATGAGTTCATAAAACGAATGAAAGAAAAAATGGAAAAGATGACTGTCGGCGACCCGAAAGATAAAAAGACTGATGTTGGTCCTGTTGTTTCGCAGACGCAATTTGATTCGGTTATGGAATATATCAACATTGCAAAGAATGAAGGCGCAAAAATTTTAACAGGCGGTGAGAGAGTTGGTGATAAAGGATTTTTTATAAAGCCTACCGTATTCATCGATGCGAAAAATGACATGCGTCACGTTCAGGAAGAAATTTTTGGTCCGGTGATTTCTGTTATTAAATTCAAAACAGATGAGGAAGCAATCTCAATTGCAAATGATTCCATCTTCGGACTTGCAGGCGCAGTCTGGTCAAAGAATGACGAGCGTGCATTGAACATTGCAAAGAGACTAAGAACAGGAACGGTCTGGATTAACGAATATCATTTATTGAGCGAACGTGTTCCGTTCGGTGGATACAAACAAAGCGGGATCGGTCGCGAGTTTGGTTTAGAAGGCATAAAAGAATATACCGAAACGAAGCATATTCATATTGATGAAGTAAAAGACAGAAGTAAAAAGTTCTGGTACGGAACGGTCGTACCGAGTTAA
- a CDS encoding HNH endonuclease, which produces MLNQNYEPLTICNVRRAIILTYLGKAEVVSKINTKFVKSVFHTFEYPSIVRLVYFIRIPYKKIILSRKNILRRDGHRCQYCHTTQNLTVDHVVPKSKGGEDSWENLTTACIKCNNKKGDRSPEDAKMTLHTIPKRPSHITFIKNFAGNVDEDWKPYLYM; this is translated from the coding sequence GTGCTTAACCAGAACTATGAGCCGCTTACTATCTGTAACGTCCGTCGTGCAATAATTCTCACATATTTAGGTAAAGCTGAAGTTGTAAGCAAGATTAATACAAAGTTCGTTAAATCTGTATTCCATACATTTGAATATCCCAGTATAGTCCGTCTTGTGTATTTCATCCGCATACCTTACAAGAAAATCATTCTTTCAAGGAAAAATATTCTTCGCCGTGACGGCCACAGATGCCAATACTGTCATACAACGCAAAATCTGACTGTTGACCACGTCGTGCCGAAATCAAAAGGCGGTGAGGATTCATGGGAAAATCTCACGACTGCCTGCATAAAGTGCAACAATAAAAAAGGCGACCGCTCGCCTGAAGATGCAAAAATGACTTTGCATACGATACCGAAACGTCCTTCTCATATCACTTTCATCAAGAACTTCGCTGGCAACGTTGACGAAGACTGGAAGCCGTATCTTTATATGTAA
- a CDS encoding DUF3800 domain-containing protein, with protein MYFCYLDESGTSDIPGNSQHFILAGLAIPNHFWKNCEKEINFIKKKYLLESAEIHTGWLLRKYSEQNRIPDFDKMTYIQRKVEVQNIRNAELLRLQRTHRTKNQYRQTRKNYKQTASYIHLTFDERKSFVKEVVVKVGSWGFARLFAECIDKTFFNPTIAPSTIDEQAFEQVVSRFEQFLNNSGGEHLGILIHDNNETVARKHTELMKQFYSKGTLWTNIEKIIETPLFVNSELTSMIQIADVCAYSIRRYLENDETELFDEIYKRADRKKNGVVVGIRHFSNSSCKCQICASHKTPTTKV; from the coding sequence ATGTATTTTTGTTATTTAGATGAATCTGGAACTTCAGATATTCCAGGTAACTCTCAACATTTTATTTTAGCAGGTTTAGCAATTCCTAACCATTTTTGGAAGAATTGCGAAAAAGAAATTAACTTTATAAAGAAAAAATATTTATTGGAATCTGCTGAAATTCATACAGGATGGTTATTACGAAAATATTCTGAACAAAATAGAATACCTGACTTTGATAAAATGACCTATATTCAGAGAAAAGTTGAAGTTCAAAATATTAGAAATGCAGAATTATTAAGGCTTCAACGAACACATAGAACTAAAAATCAATACAGACAAACTAGAAAAAATTATAAACAAACTGCTTCGTATATTCATTTAACTTTTGATGAGAGAAAATCATTTGTAAAAGAAGTTGTCGTCAAAGTAGGAAGTTGGGGCTTTGCAAGACTCTTTGCTGAATGCATTGATAAAACATTTTTTAATCCGACTATTGCTCCCTCAACAATCGACGAACAAGCTTTCGAGCAGGTAGTATCTAGATTTGAGCAATTTCTTAATAATTCTGGAGGAGAGCATCTTGGTATTTTAATTCACGATAATAACGAAACTGTAGCAAGGAAGCATACAGAGTTAATGAAACAATTTTATTCAAAAGGAACTCTATGGACAAATATAGAAAAGATAATCGAAACTCCTCTATTTGTTAATTCTGAGTTAACAAGTATGATTCAGATTGCAGATGTCTGCGCGTATTCAATACGCAGATATTTAGAAAATGATGAAACTGAATTGTTTGATGAGATATATAAGCGTGCTGACAGAAAGAAAAATGGTGTTGTTGTAGGTATTAGACATTTCTCAAACTCTTCTTGTAAATGTCAAATCTGTGCAAGTCATAAAACCCCTACTACAAAAGTTTAA
- the coaE gene encoding dephospho-CoA kinase (Dephospho-CoA kinase (CoaE) performs the final step in coenzyme A biosynthesis.), whose amino-acid sequence MKTLKNKLIIGITGGMGSGKTEVCRKLADAGFKVLYSDLIAKELYHKNKNLAVEMVKEFGKGILNYKGLINLAKLREEIFKNDANYNKINKIVHPVVIDYIKRQISRSKEKMIIVESAVLFESGLDKEMSYVILVYANKKNRIQRIMERDGAKKADVERIMKYQDDDKTKIEKCDFVLVNNKDIEHLGEQADFLIKVLNALK is encoded by the coding sequence ATGAAAACCCTCAAAAATAAATTAATAATCGGAATAACCGGCGGAATGGGTTCGGGCAAAACCGAAGTATGCAGAAAACTTGCCGATGCGGGATTTAAAGTGTTATACTCCGACCTTATTGCCAAAGAATTATACCATAAGAATAAAAATCTTGCAGTAGAAATGGTAAAGGAATTCGGGAAAGGGATTCTTAACTATAAAGGACTTATTAATCTTGCAAAGCTTAGAGAAGAAATTTTTAAGAATGATGCTAACTATAATAAAATAAACAAAATCGTTCATCCTGTTGTTATTGATTATATCAAACGCCAGATTTCGAGAAGCAAAGAAAAAATGATTATAGTTGAGTCTGCAGTCTTATTTGAAAGCGGGCTTGATAAGGAAATGAGTTATGTTATTCTTGTTTATGCAAATAAAAAGAACCGTATTCAGAGAATTATGGAGCGTGACGGTGCAAAAAAAGCTGATGTAGAAAGAATAATGAAATATCAGGATGATGACAAAACCAAAATTGAGAAATGCGATTTTGTTCTTGTTAATAATAAAGATATAGAACATCTTGGTGAACAAGCAGATTTTTTAATAAAAGTTTTAAACGCTTTGAAATAA